The genomic DNA GATGGACTTGACCTTTTCGATCTGGCCCTTGGCCCACTCGGCGTAAGGGGCAGCGACGGACTTGCCGATAACGGTAGCAATGATAAGGAAACCGACGAACAAGACAGTCTCCTCGTTGGCAACCTATATAGTAATAGTCAGTCCAAAGTTCTTCCTAATCCCTTCATCCCAACTCCTCTGTCCCAattccttcatctttcatttccagACATCGTAATATTCCATCTATCAATTTTAACCGCCGAAAACTCACGTAGAGCTCAGAAGAGACGGCAGCAGCGGTCAAACCGGTACCGAGAATGACACCGCCAGTCTTGgtgaaaagggaagagctGGGGACagagttgatgatggaagcagCCTTCTCATCGGGGGTGGGCTCTATATCCGAGATACTTCATCAGCTCCATTGATACGCATTTCCTTCAGTATTGCTAGACTGACGAGTCGCGAGGAATCGGGCACTAAACAGGCGGCACATCAGTATACGTGTCCCACTCAATGCCCAAACAACCTTACTCACCTCTGAGCAATCAGGGCACGAGGAGCAACCGCAGGCCTGATAGCTATTGAACACATAAATGGATCAGCTGCTGTCATTTTTCACCCCCATGCACTCCTTAGACTCCCCGAACACTCTCCAAAACTGCAAGTCGGTTCTACTCGGCAATTGTTCCGGTGTCTTGTAGGTGATTTCTGGTTGTAATGGAGGGCTGAACTCACCCGCTGATCGAAGGGACTTGATAGCGAATCGGGAGGCCATTGTGAGTGGTGAGTTTATAGATAATGTAGGTTGTAAGTGGTTATGGAGAATACTACGACGGCCACCCAGGGACCAACCACCAGACGGAAGAGCCCAAGTCCGGAAAACGCCGAATACCCGCGTGTGGCACTTTCATAAAGATGCGACACAACCACGAACCGAACTCTCATATGACCAGCCGCTGCCATATACAGCAATAATTTACCATACATACAATGTCAGATTCGGAATCAGCAGCTGACCTGTTTggagacgaggaaggaagcaggAGGAACTCTCCCATACCTCAAAAGTCACCTTCGCCTCAACTGTCGCACGTATCtaatgatgaagagcaggaTGTTGGCGATTTGGTTCGTCAACTATTATCTACTTTCGGAATGTCACTGATATCGATTAGTTTGGCGATGATactgaagaggatgaaacccaaagacgaagacgCTCGACCGATACGGCCGCATCTGGTTCAAGATCACCTCATCCTTTAGAATatgtcgaagaagacgaagaagcagtACCCCAGAGGCAGAACGTTGTCACACTGCCTATTCCTCAATGGCCCCATATGACGGCGACAGATGGCAAAGTGCGTTACTGTTTGATCATTTGAGAAGGCAATTGACGATTGTTAGGTCTGGCAAATGAAATTCCCGGCTTATATCAATCTCGATCCTAAACCCTTCGACTCTGATCTGTATCGCGCAacgcaagaagaagaacctATAGATGGAGCTGCCGATCCTATTGCTGCTAAGAGCATGATGATTGGTGTCAAGAATACAATTCGGTGGAGATGGGTCACTGGACCTGACGGCGAGCCAGTAAGTCGTCATGGCCTAGCTGAGAATTACGCTAAATCGAAACAGGTCCGTCAAAGTAATGCTCGAATGCTCCGATGGTCCGATGGTTCCATTACTCTTCAGCTTGGTGACGACTTTTATGATGTTGCCCCATCCCAGGGCGCTACCCTTGCCCGACCTTCAGACCCTCAGCCTGTTCCCAAGAGAGACGACAGACCCGCTGTCAATTCCTCCACTACCTTCCTCTGTGTCGGTGCTGCCGCTGAGCGAGTTCTTGTCACTGAACGACCCATTGCGGGTCAGCTGAGCTTATTACCGACAAGTATGACTAGCAAGACATATCTCGAACTTGTCAAACACGTTGGACAGCAACACACTAAGCACTCaaaaatgaagatgttggAAGAGACtcaggatgaggaggcgTTACAGGCGTTATTGCTGAAGAGCGCACCGAACAGAGAAGCTATCAAGGGTGTCAAATCGACTGTACGGAGAACTTCTAGCAAGACTGGCCTCGGAAAGGGCAAAAAGACCAGGAAGATTGGTTACTCAGACAGCGAGTCTGATGCTGGATTCTCAgcagatgagagaaggccaagaagaaggccggAACGGGAATCGGTTGAgtacgatgatgatgatggtttcATCGTTGCTGATtcggatgaggatgactATGCTtccaagaaaaagaaaggcaagggcaagaataagaagagaaaaggtttCACAGATGACGAGGAATCGCTTgacgagatggaggaagcggaaagaaggatagaaGAACGTGAGCGGGAAAGGAAGCgagcaaggaaagagaaagagggtcCATCAAAGAAGAGCCGAGAGTATGTTGACacggaggatgaagaggacgaggaagccggggatgatgacgctgagggtgaagaagaaatggacaTGGATATGGACGtggagagtgaagaagattagaACTGTTTGTATGCAAATCTATGTAAGATGATCATGGTATGTAAACAACCGTTCGGTTGCCGCTGAAAGACCGACCGCCACAGTTTCTAGCGCTCTTGCTTTTTAAAAGAATCCGAACACAAACATAACTGGAGCGCAGTGCACGGGAGGACCTCGTGTCGTAGATGGCTTATGTCGGAGAAGCACAGGGCACATACAGACAAAAGATACGCATTCGAATTATTGCGAGCTGTCCGACATTTCCATCTTAGTACTCTTTCTCATCATGTCTCGACATAGTTTATGTGTTACATCAACAATGAtcatctcatccctttttcttttctttctgtGCAAAGGGAACAGGAAGCTCTTGCGAGCCTACTAAAATACCATTGTGCTCATACAATACGTTGCAACAGTCAACTGCTGTCAGTTTTAATATAACCATCCATGTTCCTCCAAATATCCGATCGAGACGAGTCGTTGATCTTTCTTCGACGGGATTACTGATGTGATATAGCCGAGCAAAAACGAAATATCAGGTCTGTCACGGACATTTGATAGTATAGCTGCAAAAAAGAGAGCTGACTGAGCTAATGTAAAGCGACAACTTCGGCAATTTCCATCCTGTCCAGATTGCTAATTACAACACGCATTCAGGAGTGGAATCaattgaagaaaaaggcaaagcaGCTAAATCGCGAAGTGAATGAAGATAAAAGCAGCAAGCAGCGAGGAGACTGAGACCGCCAACGATTCCTCAATCACAGATTGCGGACTCCCCCACCTTTCaaccaacaacaacaatgaTGCACAGCGCAAAAGCTAAGCTCCATGTCATCAGCTCCGGCGCCGCCACCCAATGACGTAACCGCATCACGAATCACAGCACCTGGGCCAAAACCACTGCTTTGCGGCAGCCGGGTTTAAAAGCTTCgccttcttgatcttgtcTTTGGACTCTTTCTTCTGATCATTCACAACTCCTTTTAACTCTAAATAACACATATTTCCCAACGAGCGACTCCCCACAATGGCTTTCACTTGTTcagacatcttcaaaatcATACTGGCAATCATCTTGCCTGTGAGTTCTGCAGAATATGAAGCGAACGTCAGGCATGTACTGACAGTTGTTTAGCCTCTTGGTGTCTTCCTTGAGAGAGGATGCAACGCTGACTTCCTTATCAACGTGAGTTGGGGCAGATATTATGATGTGTTGTTTGTTACATATACTGACAGCAAAGCAGATTCTTTTGACCATTCTTGGTTACATCCCTGGTAAGTCATGAGACTCGCAAACACTGTTTGACCAATGGGAATGTCGTTTGCCTTGTCACAAGGCCGGAGAATTATGAAGTGACCATTTCTGCAAAAGACCTTCTCGTCTACTGTTTTAGCTGTCGATGGGTAGCAAAGAAGCATTGCTCGAGCAACGT from Cryptococcus deuterogattii R265 chromosome 11, complete sequence includes the following:
- a CDS encoding plasma membrane proteolipid 3; translated protein: MAFTCSDIFKIILAIILPPLGVFLERGCNADFLINILLTILGYIPGIIHALYIILKY
- a CDS encoding RNA polymerase-associated protein LEO1, with protein sequence MSDSESAADLFGDEEGSRRNSPIPQKSPSPQLSHVSNDEEQDVGDLFGDDTEEDETQRRRRSTDTAASGSRSPHPLEYVEEDEEAVPQRQNVVTLPIPQWPHMTATDGKVWQMKFPAYINLDPKPFDSDLYRATQEEEPIDGAADPIAAKSMMIGVKNTIRWRWVTGPDGEPVRQSNARMLRWSDGSITLQLGDDFYDVAPSQGATLARPSDPQPVPKRDDRPAVNSSTTFLCVGAAAERVLVTERPIAGQLSLLPTSMTSKTYLELVKHVGQQHTKHSKMKMLEETQDEEALQALLLKSAPNREAIKGVKSTVRRTSSKTGLGKGKKTRKIGYSDSESDAGFSADERRPRRRPERESVEYDDDDGFIVADSDEDDYASKKKKGKGKNKKRKGFTDDEESLDEMEEAERRIEERERERKRARKEKEGPSKKSREYVDTEDEEDEEAGDDDAEGEEEMDMDMDVESEED